One window from the genome of Micromonospora aurantiaca ATCC 27029 encodes:
- a CDS encoding cold-shock protein, with amino-acid sequence MDAGMAMLTGKVVRFDEVRGYGFIAPDDGSDDVFVHANMLDGDKWALTPGVPVEYDAVETERGPKAVLVRVSGVAPGADRVPAAGAGLSARAGVTVGGGRSRDSGQATGGAEEDEGLCDVLSERAFSAETTEALVTSVSDLTGAQIVAVRARMLELARRHGWVEG; translated from the coding sequence ATGGACGCGGGAATGGCGATGCTTACTGGCAAAGTGGTGCGGTTCGACGAGGTGCGGGGCTACGGGTTCATCGCCCCGGACGACGGCAGCGACGACGTGTTCGTGCACGCGAACATGCTCGACGGCGACAAGTGGGCACTGACGCCCGGCGTCCCGGTCGAGTACGACGCGGTGGAGACCGAGCGCGGGCCCAAGGCCGTGCTGGTGCGGGTGTCCGGCGTCGCCCCGGGTGCGGATCGCGTCCCGGCGGCCGGTGCCGGGCTGTCCGCCCGGGCCGGCGTCACGGTCGGCGGCGGGCGCAGCAGGGACAGCGGGCAGGCCACGGGCGGCGCGGAGGAGGACGAGGGCCTGTGCGACGTCCTCTCCGAGCGGGCCTTCTCCGCGGAGACCACCGAGGCGCTGGTGACCTCCGTGTCGGACCTGACCGGAGCGCAGATCGTGGCGGTACGTGCGAGGATGCTGGAGCTGGCCCGGCGGCACGGCTGGGTGGAGGGCTGA